The nucleotide window CTCGATGCGCAGCCCTTCATGAAGTTGGAAGTAACGCCACCCGGCGAGTCCGTTCAGCTTGAAGTTCTTCTCGTTCACGAGGTTCGCAACCGTGTTAACCTCCCACCCTTGCACCCGCGTCGAGGTTGAAACACTCATGGCAGAAGAACTGATGCCGGGAAGCGCGAGCGTCAGAAACTCGTTGCTACCGGTCACGCTGTTGACGTATGGCAGGCCGAACCCACGGACCCGGCTGCCGGGGAAATCCGTGACCGTCTCACGGTACGTCCGCGTACCGAGGAACATGTAGGTGACTTCGTACCCGAAGGTTTCCGCGTTGTTGAGCGACGATCCGGTCGTGAACCGTCCGCCGGCGTGCGGTTGCGAGCCGACCGAGTTCCCGCCGATCAGCACGGACGTTGCCGGGTCGCCCACTACGGGCGGGAAGCCAGATCGAGTGCCCGCCGCGAGCGCCGGCACCGGCTGGCGCATCGGCCACCAGTAAAGGAGTTCATAGACACTCCACTGCGGCCCGAGCGGACCCCGCGCAACAGGGGCCTCGATCGGGTTCGTTTCGAGTTTCGGCGCGGGCTCGAATTTCGCTTCCTCAATGCGGGGCGTGAGCGTCGGTAGCTCCGTGGGTACCGGCCCGACCGCAGTGAGCGGCTGTGAAACCTCCGTACCGGTCTTCAGAAACGGCTGCTCAGCGGCAGCCGGGGCCGGTGGCGCCGGGGGCAGTGGTGCCGGCGGCGGCGATTGCGGTGCGAGTGGCGGGGGCACGGGGGGCGCGATCGGCTGCGCGACCGCCGCAACCGGCGCGAGAGCGAAGACGATCACGGTCAGCACCGTGCGCATGCGCTGAACTCCGAAACGGGATGATCCGGTAGCTTCCTATGCCGATGCGGTAACGGCGTGTCTAGCCGAACCGGAGACCGGAGTGTCCGAACACCCACCAGGGCCTTTCCTTATTTCACCTTGCTTACACGAGGGAACGTGGCTATATGGGGCGCCTTCTCGCAGCCAGGAAGGTACCCATGTCTCCTTGCACCCTGGTCGATGCCCTGGCGGCGGTTCCCGATCCCCGCAGCAAGCACGGCCTTATCCACCCACTCGCCCCCTTCCTCGGACTCGTCGCCCTCGCCATGCTCATGGGGCGCACCAGCCTCAATGGCATCGCTCGCTTCGGGCGACAGCACGGACCCGCCCTCGCCCATGCCCTCGGCTTCCGACGCGGCAAGACCCCGGCCGTTTCCACGCTCTCCCGCACCCTGCGACGCTTCGACGCCGACCAACTGGAGCACGTCCTCTCGTACTGGATCGCCAGCCGCGTCGACCCGGCCGCCTTCACACACATCTCCATCGACGGCAAGACCCTTCGAGGCTCTCGCAACGGCGCGATCCCCGGTCAGCACCTGCTGGCCGCATACGCCCCCACCGTCGGTGCCGTACTCGCCCAGGTCAAGGTCGATGCGAGCACCAACGGGCACAAGGCCGCCTTGACGCTCCTCGGCATTCTGCCGCTGCGAGGGAAGGTCGTGGTCGGCGACGCCATGTTCTGCCAGCGAGACCTGGCCGAGGAGGTGGTCGGGGCCGGCGGCGACTACGTGCTCACGGTGAAGGACAACCAACCCGGATTGGGGATCGACATCCGAGCCGGGTTCGCCTTCGAGACCGCCGCCCGATCGATCGCGGCGGCCACTTCCCCCTGGGGATCGGCCTCCGCCCGCCCCGAGCCGCATCGCCACGACCGTCGATAAGGGTCACGGCCGCATCGAGAAGCGGACGCTGCAAACGACCTCGATTCTGACGTGCTCGCCGACGTGGGCGGGGGTGAAGCAGGGCTTCCAGTTGACGCGTGAGCGGACGGTCCGAGGCCAAACGACGGTCGAAGTGCATTTCGGCATCACGAGCCTGTCGGCCGAGAAGGCGGATGCGGCCACACTCCTGAACCATGTGCGGACGCACTGGCGCATCGAGAACGAACTGCATTACGTGCGTGACGTGACACTGGGCGAGGACGCGTGTCGTGTGCGCATGGGGCACGCACCACAGGTGCTGGCGGCGCTGCGGAACGCCGTGGTGCACCTGTGGCGTGAGGTCAAGGCGGTGAGTTGCCCGGAGGCGATCGAGCGGCTCCAGATGGACCCGGCAATGGCCAAGGGACTTATCGGAGTTACGTAGAGTGAATCAAGGAAAGGCCCTGGAACACCCACTCATCACGATTGGGTGTTCGGAACGGGTGTCCGGCGCTTCAAGTCGCCGTGCCGTTCCACCTGTTCACAACGGCCGTTAGCTCGGGCGGAGTCGCCTCATCGGGCAGTTCGGAGAAGTAGTGCTGCTCGATGCGCTGGATCGTCTTCTGGAGCTCGGCATTTTGCGAGGTGCTCAGCCCGCCCTGTGTTGCCACGCTCCGCAAGTACCCCAGAACCGTGACCGGGGTCAGACGGTTGGGGACCTGCGGTCCATGCCACCGTTGCGCCGGGCGCGGGCGGCGGAGCAGGCGCCATGCGACTACCGCCACGACACACACGACCCCGATCAGAACGGCCAGAGCCGCGTAACGGCGGTACGTTGCGGGTGCGGAACCGAAGTTCCCGATCACGATTTCTTCGCTGGCGGGAACGATGTCGGCGTCCCGGTACCGTTGGAGCTTCACGACAGTCTCCGACCCGGCGGCGACCGGGAATCGGAAGTTCGGGTCGGTCCGGTCGGGCTTGGCTTTGAGGGTCAGCAGCCAGGTGCGCTCCGAGCGCACCGCCGGTTGCGGGGCCTCGGGGTCGAATTTCACCACCGACAGGGCGTGTGCGTCCGTCTTGACCGTCTCGAAGCCGTCAGGGATCGCGGTTAGGAGCTGGGCGAGTTCCGGCACCAGCCCACGTGCGGTCGCCTTGATCTCAAACTTGAGTGTGCCTTCTGAGGCGTGCCGCTCGTCCACTGTCTGGGTCACCTCCACTCCGGTCGCGGGCCGGCGCTCGCGGCGCGACGCATCGAGTGAGACCGCCGCCGACTCGATACCGAGAACCACGAACCCCGCGCCGTCCATGAAGTCGAGGTCGAGCTGGAGCGGCGGCAACCGGTCCACCTGCGGGCCGCGCGCCTTGAGGAGGACGTACGCGTACGGGGTGATGCGCCAGCCCTCTTCGGGAGTCGGACGCGACACCACCTTGTCCGACTCGAACGTGCAGGAGACCACCTCGAAGTGCTCGCCGAGCGCGGCGCTCATCGTGTTCTCGAACCGGTCCCGGTAGTTCGTTGCGGGGCGCCCGTAGTTGTACGCCATCGGGTTCCCGACCTGGTTCTGGAGGAACCGGCCGAACCCGCCCGAGCCCTGTTCGATCTCCCGCGTGTGGCGGAGCAGCACGAACGCGCCGAACGGCTCCATCGAGCCCACGCCCGGTGGGCCGTCAAGGACGACTTCGAGTTTCACCTCTTTCGACAGGTCCTTGTAATAGTTGAGGAGCTTCTTCGCCGGGCCGAGCCGGGGGTGGTTGTCGACCACCTCGGCGCCCATCTTGAGGAACCGCGGCTTCATGGCCGGCTTGACGGTCGCGAGTTTGGGGTACAGCGCGGCCGCGAACTCGGCGACGTGCCGCTCCCCCGCCTCACCCGGTAGCGACTGCATGGCGGCCCGAATCTTGGCCGGCTGGCGCGGGTCCGGGAGTTTGGCCTCGGTC belongs to Gemmata obscuriglobus and includes:
- a CDS encoding BBP7 family outer membrane beta-barrel protein, whose protein sequence is MRTVLTVIVFALAPVAAVAQPIAPPVPPPLAPQSPPPAPLPPAPPAPAAAEQPFLKTGTEVSQPLTAVGPVPTELPTLTPRIEEAKFEPAPKLETNPIEAPVARGPLGPQWSVYELLYWWPMRQPVPALAAGTRSGFPPVVGDPATSVLIGGNSVGSQPHAGGRFTTGSSLNNAETFGYEVTYMFLGTRTYRETVTDFPGSRVRGFGLPYVNSVTGSNEFLTLALPGISSSAMSVSTSTRVQGWEVNTVANLVNEKNFKLNGLAGWRYFQLHEGLRIEQTQLRFVDLPGTWRTADQFDAHNRFHGGQLGLHADARRGIVFCELTAKVAFGQNYEVVKTEGMNVIQTPVFGGIATRAFGGSGIYVQPSNFGRTSNGVFAVVPEGTVKLGFRVGDSARLYLGYSFIYLSDAVRPGDQIDRTINPANIPLMNGIGPVFTADRPTRVINRSDAWVQGLTIGLETRY
- a CDS encoding ISAs1 family transposase, which translates into the protein MSPCTLVDALAAVPDPRSKHGLIHPLAPFLGLVALAMLMGRTSLNGIARFGRQHGPALAHALGFRRGKTPAVSTLSRTLRRFDADQLEHVLSYWIASRVDPAAFTHISIDGKTLRGSRNGAIPGQHLLAAYAPTVGAVLAQVKVDASTNGHKAALTLLGILPLRGKVVVGDAMFCQRDLAEEVVGAGGDYVLTVKDNQPGLGIDIRAGFAFETAARSIAAATSPWGSASARPEPHRHDRR
- a CDS encoding ISAs1 family transposase, which codes for MQTTSILTCSPTWAGVKQGFQLTRERTVRGQTTVEVHFGITSLSAEKADAATLLNHVRTHWRIENELHYVRDVTLGEDACRVRMGHAPQVLAALRNAVVHLWREVKAVSCPEAIERLQMDPAMAKGLIGVT